Proteins from one Gasterosteus aculeatus chromosome 11, fGasAcu3.hap1.1, whole genome shotgun sequence genomic window:
- the soul5 gene encoding heme-binding protein 2, translating into MFYLSGFVGLLLVLTAEARVGNSSELDFCSETDECCLFDLICRTDDYEVRHYDSVSWVSTNESSLIMEVANMRAFRRLFTYINENNVKMTTPVLLKLSDNTKFWQSGTYTMSFLLPSKHQKNPPKPTDDRVYIETIPDMKVYVRSYGGWMLKIRDQSQAEALTTDLNSVGAKYKRNFHYAVGYNSPMTMFNRHNEVWYVVEDEPVCTSSEELDS; encoded by the exons AAACTCATCTGAGTTGGACTTCTGTTCTGAGACAGATGAATGCTGCCTGTTTGATCTCATTTGTCGCACTGACGATTACGAA GTCCGTCACTATGACTCTGTCAGTTGGGTTTCAACTAACGAATCATCCTTGATCATGGAGGTTGCAAACATGAGGGCATTCAGACGACTCTTTACCTACATCAACG AAAATAATGTCAAAATGACAACTCCCGTTCTCCTCAAACTCTCTGACAACACGAAATTCTGGCAAAGTGGTACCTACACAATGAGTTTCTTGCTGCCATCCAAACATCAGAAGAATCCCCCCAAACCTACTGATGATAGG GTCTACATCGAGACGATTCCAGACATGAAAGTGTACGTGAGGAGCTACGGAGGATGGATGTTGAAGATTAGAGACCAAAGCCAAGCGGAGGCTCTGACCACTGACCTCAATTCAGTGGGTGCAAAGTACAAAAGAAACTTCCACTATGCCGTCGGATATAACAG tCCAATGACGATGTTTAACAGGCACAACGAGGTGTGGTACGTCGTCGAGGATGAGCCGGTCTGTACCAGCAGTGAGGAATTGGATTCCTAA